One Sphingopyxis macrogoltabida genomic region harbors:
- the metW gene encoding methionine biosynthesis protein MetW, with protein MALRPDLAIIADAVPPGSRALDIGCGDGELMAALRDKGVDARGLEIDPANVTAAIARGQSVVQGDANRDLADYPGDAFDYAILSQTLQTTERPDRVVDELLRIAPRAFVSFPNFAHWRIRLALLWGGRMPVTRLIPVAWYATPNIHHVTVSDFRDLLREKGIAVEAAWYLSGDKPTSDAAASWRAEHAIFLISRR; from the coding sequence ATGGCGCTGCGCCCCGACCTCGCGATCATCGCCGATGCCGTGCCGCCCGGATCGCGCGCGCTCGACATCGGCTGCGGCGACGGCGAGCTGATGGCGGCGCTGCGCGACAAGGGCGTCGATGCGCGCGGGCTGGAAATCGACCCCGCGAACGTCACCGCGGCGATCGCGCGCGGCCAGTCGGTGGTGCAGGGCGACGCCAACCGCGACCTCGCCGACTATCCGGGCGACGCGTTCGACTATGCGATCCTGTCGCAGACGCTGCAGACGACCGAGCGTCCCGACCGCGTCGTCGACGAACTCCTCCGCATCGCGCCGCGCGCCTTCGTCAGCTTTCCCAATTTCGCGCACTGGCGCATCCGCCTCGCGCTTTTGTGGGGCGGGCGCATGCCGGTGACGCGGTTGATCCCGGTCGCCTGGTACGCGACCCCCAATATCCACCATGTGACGGTCAGCGACTTTCGCGACCTGCTCCGCGAAAAGGGCATCGCGGTCGAGGCGGCATGGTATCTGTCGGGCGACAAGCCGACGAGCGACGCCGCCGCAAGCTGGCGCGCCGAACATGCGATCTTCCTGATTTCGCGGCGTTGA
- the metX gene encoding homoserine O-acetyltransferase MetX translates to MASLLHQIQHQSVTIAAPLPLDSGQILPSVTIAYQSYGTLAADRANAVLVCHALTGDQYVASDHPATGKPGWWARMVGPGKPIDTDRYFVLCANVLGSCMGSSGPASPDAATGAPLGMHFPVITIADMVRAQAMLLDHLGIDRLHAVVGGSMGGMQALAWTTYYPERLGSAIVIASAARHSAQNIAFHEVGRQAIMADPDWQDGQYYGSRRAPAKGLAVARMAAHITYLSEAGLTEKFGRRLQARDIKSFGFDADFQIESYLRHQGLAFTDRFDANAYLYITRAMDYFDLADAHDGRLAGAFAGAKDVRFTLVSFDTDWLYPTAESRRIVQALQSVGAAASFVELSAPFGHDSFLLDVPALDRLVAGALGSGG, encoded by the coding sequence ATGGCGAGCCTGCTCCACCAGATCCAGCACCAGAGCGTGACGATTGCCGCGCCGCTGCCGCTCGACAGCGGGCAAATCTTGCCATCGGTGACGATCGCCTATCAAAGCTATGGCACGCTCGCCGCCGACCGGGCGAACGCCGTGCTCGTCTGCCACGCGCTGACCGGCGACCAATATGTCGCGAGCGACCATCCCGCGACGGGCAAGCCCGGCTGGTGGGCGCGCATGGTCGGCCCCGGCAAGCCGATCGACACCGACCGCTATTTCGTCCTCTGCGCCAATGTGCTCGGGAGCTGCATGGGGTCGAGCGGCCCCGCGAGCCCCGATGCGGCGACCGGCGCGCCGCTCGGCATGCATTTCCCCGTCATCACCATCGCCGACATGGTGCGCGCGCAGGCGATGCTGCTCGATCATCTCGGCATCGACCGCCTGCATGCGGTCGTCGGCGGCTCGATGGGCGGGATGCAGGCACTCGCGTGGACGACATATTATCCCGAACGGCTCGGCTCAGCGATCGTCATCGCCAGCGCGGCGCGGCATTCGGCGCAGAATATTGCGTTCCATGAAGTCGGGCGGCAGGCGATCATGGCCGACCCCGACTGGCAGGACGGCCAATATTACGGCAGCCGCCGCGCCCCGGCCAAGGGGCTCGCGGTCGCGCGGATGGCGGCGCATATCACCTATCTCTCCGAAGCGGGGCTGACCGAGAAATTCGGCCGCCGCCTGCAGGCGCGCGACATCAAGAGCTTCGGCTTCGACGCCGATTTCCAGATCGAATCCTATCTGCGGCATCAGGGGCTCGCCTTCACCGACCGCTTCGACGCGAACGCCTATCTCTATATCACGCGCGCGATGGACTATTTCGACCTCGCCGACGCGCACGACGGGCGGCTCGCGGGTGCGTTCGCTGGCGCGAAGGACGTGCGCTTCACGCTCGTCAGCTTCGACACCGACTGGCTCTATCCGACCGCCGAATCGCGCCGCATTGTCCAGGCGCTGCAAAGCGTCGGCGCGGCGGCGAGCTTCGTCGAGCTGTCGGCGCCGTTCGGCCACGACTCGTTCCTCCTCGACGTCCCCGCGCTCGACCGGCTCGTCGCCGGCGCGCTCGGCAGCGGCGGCTGA
- a CDS encoding ArsR/SmtB family transcription factor, whose amino-acid sequence MSIHEDYDRVFKALASHVRRQILDDLKDQPLTTGVLCSHFPDIDRCTVMQHLKVLEEAGLVIAERRGRERWNHLDAMPIQDIHDRWIGPHAAAATTKLARLKQSVEKRSER is encoded by the coding sequence ATGTCAATCCATGAAGATTATGACCGGGTTTTCAAGGCGCTGGCGTCGCATGTCCGCCGCCAGATCCTCGACGACCTCAAGGACCAGCCGCTGACCACAGGCGTGCTGTGCAGCCATTTTCCCGATATCGACCGCTGCACGGTGATGCAGCATCTGAAGGTGCTGGAGGAGGCGGGCCTGGTGATCGCCGAGCGCCGCGGCCGCGAACGCTGGAACCACCTCGACGCAATGCCGATCCAGGATATCCACGACCGCTGGATCGGCCCCCACGCCGCCGCCGCGACGACAAAGCTCGCGCGGCTCAAACAGTCGGTCGAAAAGCGGTCCGAGCGATAG
- a CDS encoding TetR/AcrR family transcriptional regulator: protein MDQPHVATGDAAAEAGNPDKTPRTERGRRTLRKLLDAAAIEFGERGFHDASISAITRRAGTALGSFYTYFDSKDEIFQALVRYMSEQLRDHVTPLVQAAPDEISAERIGLESFLGFVREHKEIYRIIDEAEFVDYASYRRHYETTVARVRQRLEDGAARGEIRADVGEVHAWAIGGMNVFLGMRYGLWDEDADIAEIARVANDLLANGLKRQD from the coding sequence ATGGATCAGCCGCATGTCGCGACAGGCGATGCCGCAGCCGAGGCGGGGAACCCGGACAAGACGCCGCGCACCGAACGCGGGCGGCGCACCTTGCGCAAGCTGCTCGACGCGGCGGCGATCGAGTTCGGCGAACGCGGCTTTCACGATGCCTCGATCAGCGCGATCACCCGCCGCGCCGGAACCGCGCTCGGCAGCTTCTACACCTATTTCGATTCGAAGGACGAAATCTTCCAGGCGCTCGTCCGCTATATGAGCGAGCAATTGCGCGACCATGTCACGCCGCTGGTGCAGGCGGCACCCGACGAGATCAGCGCCGAACGCATCGGGCTCGAATCTTTCCTCGGCTTTGTGCGCGAGCACAAGGAAATCTACCGGATCATCGACGAGGCCGAGTTCGTCGATTACGCCAGCTATCGCCGCCATTATGAAACGACCGTCGCGCGCGTCCGCCAGCGGCTGGAAGACGGCGCGGCGCGCGGCGAGATTCGCGCCGACGTCGGCGAGGTCCATGCCTGGGCGATCGGCGGCATGAACGTCTTTCTGGGGATGCGTTACGGATTATGGGACGAGGACGCCGATATCGCGGAGATTGCACGCGTGGCGAACGACCTGCTCGCGAACGGGCTGAAGAGGCAGGACTGA
- a CDS encoding septal ring lytic transglycosylase RlpA family protein, translating into MRAFSAVLIPLLLTVSAAAQEAEVLGDPIAAVDQDTEIDGGMASYYGDELAGNRTASGERFDPDGLTAAHRTLPFGSMVRVTNTVNGDSVIVRINDRGPFSRGRVIDVSHAAARQIGMHRSGTARVKLALLNAD; encoded by the coding sequence ATGCGGGCCTTTTCAGCCGTGCTGATCCCGCTTCTGCTGACGGTTTCGGCCGCGGCGCAGGAAGCCGAAGTCTTGGGCGACCCGATCGCCGCTGTCGATCAGGACACCGAAATCGACGGCGGCATGGCGAGCTATTATGGCGACGAACTCGCCGGCAATCGCACCGCGAGCGGCGAACGCTTCGACCCCGACGGGCTCACCGCGGCGCACCGCACGCTTCCCTTCGGCAGCATGGTCCGCGTCACCAACACGGTAAACGGCGACAGCGTCATCGTCCGCATCAACGACCGCGGTCCCTTTTCGCGCGGCCGCGTGATCGACGTCAGCCACGCCGCGGCGCGCCAGATCGGTATGCACCGCAGCGGCACCGCGCGCGTCAAGCTGGCGTTACTCAACGCCGACTGA
- the hisC gene encoding histidinol-phosphate transaminase — protein MTDSSAILTPKPWISGIAPYVPGKSAGADGRPLIKLSANENPLGTGERARAAFAAAQAAPDALSRYPDPGAAELRETIAAKFGLDPARVICGNGSDELLHLAAGTYAGAGDEILYVRYGFAVYEIAARRVGAVPVEADDRDYATDVDALLAAVTDKTRVVYLANPNNPTGTLATREEVARLYAGLPKNVLFVIDQAYSEYLSEAEDDGGLELAKTQPNVLVTRTFSKIHGLAAERIGWGYAAAEVISALHRIRLPFNVTRAGQAAAVAALGDDDFVTHSREHNAKWRAWLTGELESLGNHGIRVVPSACNFLLVLFEGETSAETVYNRLMEAGYIVRWLPGQGIPQALRMTIGTEDETRGLAAAIRAVLNG, from the coding sequence ATGACCGACAGCAGCGCCATCCTCACTCCGAAGCCGTGGATCAGCGGTATCGCACCCTATGTGCCGGGCAAGTCGGCGGGTGCGGACGGTCGTCCGCTCATAAAGCTTTCGGCGAACGAAAATCCGCTTGGCACTGGCGAAAGGGCCCGCGCAGCTTTCGCGGCGGCGCAGGCGGCCCCCGACGCGCTGTCGCGCTATCCCGATCCCGGCGCGGCCGAGTTGCGCGAGACGATCGCGGCGAAATTCGGGCTCGATCCGGCGCGGGTGATCTGCGGCAACGGATCGGACGAACTGCTCCATCTCGCCGCGGGAACCTATGCCGGGGCGGGGGACGAGATCCTCTATGTCCGTTACGGCTTTGCGGTCTACGAGATCGCCGCGCGCCGGGTCGGCGCGGTGCCGGTCGAGGCCGACGACCGCGACTATGCGACCGACGTCGACGCGCTGCTCGCCGCGGTGACCGACAAGACGCGCGTCGTCTATCTTGCCAACCCGAACAATCCGACGGGCACGCTCGCGACGCGCGAAGAGGTCGCGCGCCTCTACGCCGGGCTGCCGAAAAATGTCCTGTTCGTGATCGATCAGGCCTATAGCGAATATCTGTCGGAGGCCGAGGACGACGGCGGGCTCGAGCTCGCGAAGACGCAGCCCAATGTGTTGGTCACGCGCACCTTTTCCAAGATTCACGGGCTTGCCGCCGAGCGCATCGGCTGGGGCTATGCGGCGGCCGAGGTGATTTCGGCGCTGCACCGAATCCGCCTGCCGTTCAACGTTACGCGCGCCGGACAGGCCGCGGCGGTCGCGGCGCTCGGCGACGACGACTTCGTGACGCACAGTCGCGAGCATAATGCGAAGTGGCGGGCGTGGCTGACCGGCGAACTCGAAAGCCTCGGCAATCACGGGATTCGCGTCGTGCCGTCGGCGTGCAATTTCCTGCTCGTGCTGTTCGAGGGCGAGACGAGTGCCGAGACCGTCTACAACCGGCTGATGGAGGCGGGCTATATCGTCCGCTGGCTGCCGGGGCAGGGGATTCCGCAGGCGCTGCGCATGACGATCGGCACCGAGGACGAAACGCGCGGGCTCGCGGCGGCGATCCGCGCCGTGCTGAACGGCTGA
- the gyrB gene encoding DNA topoisomerase (ATP-hydrolyzing) subunit B: MTDTPENIAPTAPANQPNTNAYGADSIKVLKGLDAVRKRPGMYIGDTDDGSGLHHMVFEVSDNAIDEALAGHCDLVLITLNSDGSVSVEDNGRGIPTGIHAEEGISAAEVIMTQLHAGGKFENTSDDNAYKVSGGLHGVGVSVVNALSEWLELTIWRDGEEHWMRFEHGDSVAPLKVNGPAPAGKKGTRVTFMASTETFKNVTEFDFEKLEHRYRELAFLNSGVRIKLVDARHAEHQSHDLFYEGGIAAFVKYLDRNKNALLPDPIAISSERDGIGIDVALEWNDSYYENVLCFTNNIPQRDGGTHLAAFRAALTRTLNGYGDKSGILKKEKVSLTGEDMREGLTAIVSVKLPDPKFSSQTKDKLVSSEVRQPLESLMADRMTEWLEENPAYAKAVIQKVIDAAAAREAAKKARELTRRKGAMDIASLPGKLADCQERDPSKCELFLVEGDSAGGSAKQGRDRHVQAILPLKGKILNVERARFDRIISSKEVGTLIQALGTGIRDEFNLEKLRYHKIVIMTDADVDGAHIRTLLLTFFYRQMPEIIEGGHLYIAQPPLYKVAKGRSEVYLKDDTALENYLVDGGIDALMLETTGGARSGADLRDLIEHGRRLRALMRYVPRGHNYELVEALALNGALDPELDSGGRTAAGVRAAEWLNAAERALTGGAEAKWTIVAVDGGYTLEKRWRGVSDHHAIDAAFLASQEARRLHKLASEQAETYAHPGRLVKGSSAAAIAADAAALAAAETAEDDAEASDSDLPAATAGKVTPITRPSELLDAIFAHSRKGLAISRYKGLGEMNAEQLWETTLDPSNRSLLRVEAEQADVAHEIFERLMGDEVEPRRDFIQTNALSVANLDV; this comes from the coding sequence ATGACGGACACCCCTGAAAATATCGCCCCGACCGCGCCCGCCAACCAGCCCAATACCAATGCCTATGGCGCCGATTCGATCAAGGTTCTGAAGGGCCTCGACGCGGTGCGGAAACGTCCGGGCATGTATATCGGCGACACCGACGACGGGTCGGGTCTGCATCACATGGTGTTCGAGGTTTCGGACAATGCGATCGACGAAGCGCTCGCGGGTCACTGCGACCTTGTCCTGATCACGCTCAACAGCGACGGATCGGTCAGCGTCGAGGATAACGGCCGCGGCATCCCCACCGGCATCCATGCCGAGGAAGGCATTTCGGCGGCCGAGGTCATCATGACCCAGCTCCATGCGGGCGGGAAGTTCGAGAACACCAGCGACGACAATGCCTATAAGGTGTCGGGCGGTCTCCACGGCGTCGGCGTCAGCGTCGTCAACGCGCTCAGCGAATGGCTCGAACTCACCATCTGGCGCGATGGCGAAGAGCATTGGATGCGTTTCGAACATGGCGATTCGGTCGCGCCGCTCAAGGTCAACGGCCCCGCCCCCGCCGGCAAGAAGGGCACGCGCGTGACCTTCATGGCGTCGACCGAGACTTTCAAGAATGTCACCGAATTCGATTTCGAAAAGCTCGAGCATCGCTATCGCGAGCTCGCTTTCCTGAACTCGGGCGTCCGCATCAAGCTCGTCGACGCGCGCCATGCCGAACATCAAAGCCACGACCTTTTCTACGAAGGCGGGATCGCGGCATTCGTCAAATATCTCGACCGCAACAAGAATGCGCTGCTCCCCGATCCGATCGCGATCAGCAGCGAACGCGACGGTATCGGCATCGACGTCGCGCTCGAGTGGAACGACAGCTATTATGAAAATGTCCTCTGCTTCACGAACAACATCCCGCAACGCGACGGCGGCACGCACCTCGCCGCCTTCCGCGCCGCGCTGACGCGCACCTTGAACGGCTATGGCGACAAGTCGGGCATCCTCAAGAAGGAGAAGGTGTCGCTGACTGGCGAGGATATGCGCGAAGGTCTGACTGCGATTGTGTCGGTCAAACTGCCCGATCCGAAGTTCAGCTCGCAGACCAAGGACAAGCTGGTCAGCAGCGAGGTCCGCCAGCCGCTCGAAAGCCTGATGGCCGACCGGATGACCGAATGGCTCGAGGAAAACCCCGCCTATGCCAAGGCGGTGATCCAGAAGGTGATCGACGCCGCCGCGGCGCGCGAAGCTGCGAAAAAAGCGCGCGAGTTGACGCGGCGCAAGGGCGCGATGGATATCGCGAGCCTGCCCGGCAAGCTCGCCGACTGTCAGGAACGCGATCCCAGCAAGTGCGAACTCTTCCTCGTCGAGGGTGACTCGGCAGGCGGCTCGGCCAAGCAGGGCCGCGACCGCCATGTGCAGGCGATCCTGCCCTTGAAGGGCAAGATTCTGAACGTCGAGCGCGCCCGCTTCGACCGCATCATCTCGTCGAAGGAAGTCGGGACGCTGATCCAGGCGCTCGGCACCGGCATTCGCGACGAGTTCAACCTCGAAAAATTGCGCTATCACAAGATCGTGATCATGACCGACGCCGACGTCGACGGCGCGCATATCCGCACCTTGCTGCTTACCTTCTTCTACCGCCAGATGCCCGAGATCATCGAGGGCGGCCACCTCTACATCGCCCAGCCGCCGCTCTACAAGGTCGCGAAGGGGCGCAGCGAGGTGTACCTCAAGGACGATACCGCGCTCGAAAATTACCTCGTCGATGGCGGTATCGACGCGCTGATGCTCGAAACCACGGGCGGCGCAAGATCGGGTGCCGACCTGCGCGACCTGATCGAGCATGGCCGCCGCCTGCGCGCGCTGATGCGCTATGTTCCGCGCGGCCATAATTACGAGCTCGTCGAAGCCTTGGCGCTGAACGGCGCGCTCGATCCCGAACTCGACAGCGGCGGACGGACCGCGGCGGGCGTGCGCGCCGCCGAATGGCTCAACGCCGCTGAACGCGCGCTCACCGGAGGCGCCGAGGCGAAATGGACGATCGTCGCGGTTGACGGAGGTTATACGCTCGAAAAGCGCTGGCGCGGGGTCAGCGATCATCACGCGATCGACGCCGCCTTCCTCGCGAGCCAGGAGGCCCGCCGCCTGCACAAGCTCGCGAGCGAACAAGCCGAGACCTACGCCCATCCCGGCCGTTTGGTGAAGGGCAGCAGCGCCGCGGCCATCGCCGCCGACGCGGCCGCGCTGGCCGCCGCCGAGACCGCCGAAGACGATGCCGAAGCGAGCGACAGCGATCTGCCCGCCGCCACCGCCGGCAAGGTCACGCCAATCACGCGTCCGTCCGAACTGCTCGACGCGATCTTCGCGCACAGCCGCAAGGGCCTCGCGATCAGCCGCTACAAGGGGCTGGGCGAGATGAATGCGGAGCAGCTTTGGGAAACCACGCTCGATCCGTCGAACCGCTCGCTGCTCCGCGTCGAGGCTGAACAGGCCGACGTCGCGCACGAAATCTTCGAGCGGCTGATGGGCGACGAGGTCGAACCGCGGCGCGATTTCATCCAGACCAATGCGCTCAGCGTCGCCAATCTCGACGTCTGA
- a CDS encoding SRPBCC family protein — MELKFRVAARIAKPVHEVFEAVADPAKLSHYFTTGGAEGRLETGATVTWDFHDFPGAFPVYVVEVVPDEKIVLEWQASEGEAHNIEGSESKGAEYRTRVTMNFKGLDDGRTLVEIAEEGWRENQGALGASYGNCQGWSQMLCALKVWIEHGINLRDGMYK; from the coding sequence ATGGAACTGAAATTCAGGGTCGCGGCGCGGATCGCCAAGCCGGTGCACGAGGTTTTCGAAGCCGTCGCCGACCCCGCCAAGCTGTCGCATTATTTCACCACCGGCGGCGCCGAGGGGCGGCTCGAAACCGGCGCGACGGTGACCTGGGATTTCCACGACTTTCCGGGCGCCTTCCCCGTCTATGTTGTCGAGGTGGTCCCCGACGAGAAGATCGTCCTCGAATGGCAGGCAAGCGAGGGCGAGGCGCACAATATCGAAGGCAGTGAGTCCAAGGGTGCCGAGTATCGCACGCGCGTGACGATGAATTTCAAGGGCCTCGACGACGGGCGCACGCTGGTCGAGATTGCCGAAGAGGGCTGGCGCGAGAATCAGGGCGCGCTCGGCGCCTCCTATGGCAATTGCCAGGGCTGGTCGCAGATGCTCTGCGCGCTGAAAGTGTGGATCGAGCACGGGATCAATTTGCGCGACGGGATGTACAAGTAG